CTTCGAGGCGACGCGGTAGGTCGGGAGGAAGTGCTCGACCCCGCGCGCCTCGAGCAGCTCCGCCGTGACGCGCTCCTGATTCGAGCGGACGTGGGCCGCGTACCAGGCAGCGGGCAAGAGCTACCCCCCGACCTTCGCGAGGGTGAGGGTGCCGGCCGCCACGTCCTTGCGGCGGGTGCGGGCGCGCACCTTGAACGCCACGAGCGGCCCGAGCGCCCGATCGAGCTTCGCCTCGAGCACGAGCGTCTCCCCCGGGCCGACCGGGCTCGTCCACTTCATGTCGGCGCGCGCGAGGTAGAACAGGTCGCCCTCCACGCGCTCGCCCCTCTCTATCGCCGTGAGCGCGACGAGGAGCCCCGAGGTCTGCGCGAGCGCCTCGGTGATCAGGACGCCGGGCATGATGGGCTGTCCGGGGAAGTGCCCCGCGAAGTGCGGCTCGTCGGCGCGCAGCTCCCGTTCGGCCTCGATCGCGACGCCGGGCTCGAAGCCGACGACGCGGTCCACGAACAGGAACGGCCGGCGGTGCGGCAGGATCCGCTCGATCGTCTCGGGGCCGAATGCGGTACGCGTCATGTGCGCCTCCATGGTCCGGCGGTCAGCGGGCGAGCCCGCGCAGCTCCCGCGCGATCGCCCGGTGCGCGAGCGCGCGGAGATCCGAGGCGCGATCCCGGCTGTCCCGGGGCAGCGCGCCGAGCACGCGGATCGTCCACGCCGCCCGCCGCGGCGTCAACAGCGAACCGCGCGCCGGCGTGAACAACGGGAGATCGGAGTGCATGACGACCGGGACGACCGGCACGTCCTCGGTGATCGCGAAGCGGAAGAACACGTCCGCGAACGGGAGGAGCTCGCCGCCCGAGCCGCGCCGGCCCTCCGGGAAGACGAACAGCGGCTCCCCGGCCGCGAGCGCGCGCCGGCACCGGTCGAGCCCGTCCTTGAGCGCGTCGGGCGAGCTCCTGTCGAGGGAGATGCAGCCCATCCAGCGGATGACCAGCCCGAGCAGCGGGAGGTTCGCGTACGCCGCGCTGACCGGCATCCGCACGCGCGGGAAGAGCGCCAGCGCGAGCAGCGCGTCGAGCCAGGAGGTGTGGTTCGCGACGAAGACGCACCGGCCACGGCCGACCTCGGCGGGGGTCGGCAGCTCGGCGAAGCGGTGCACGCCGATCGCCGCGGCGAACCTGCCGAAGAAGAGCCACAGGAACGCCGCGCCGAACCGCCGGATCGCCGCGTAGTCGCGCTTCCGCTGGGCCAGCGCGACGAGGGCGATCGCGGGCAGCGCCGCGATGAGGACGAGGTTGACGATGACCCAGGCGGTGTAGCCGGCGAAGCCGACCGTGCACCAGCGGAAGAGGCCCGCGGTGGGGGCCGCTGCGCGTTCTCGTCGACTCATGCTCTGGTGCGCGGAGGGGGACTCGAACCCCCATGGAGAAACCCCCACCAGGCCCTCAACCTGGCGCGTCTACCAGTTCCGCCATCCGCGCAAAGAAACGGGTGCAAAGAGCAATCTGCGCCACGAGGGGCCGCCGAGCGAGTGCGATTTATCTTATTTGGCGCATGACGTGTCAAGGACTTTGAGGCCCCGCGAGAGGCGGTTTGACCGCGCGGGCCGGCGCAACTACACTCCCCTTGAAAACACGGGGGTCATTCGGGGGGTTACGAGGAGGTGCGCATGCCGTTCGCGACGATTTCGAAGAAGATCGACACCTACCGCGACGCGGTCATCGAGCTCGAGCGCGGGCTCACGGCCATCCCGGCGCTCAGCCCGACGTACGAGGCGCCGCCCGAGCAGACCGGCGAGGCGCGGAAGGTCGCCTTCCTGAAGAGCTACCTC
The Pseudomonadota bacterium DNA segment above includes these coding regions:
- the fabZ gene encoding 3-hydroxyacyl-ACP dehydratase FabZ — encoded protein: MTRTAFGPETIERILPHRRPFLFVDRVVGFEPGVAIEAERELRADEPHFAGHFPGQPIMPGVLITEALAQTSGLLVALTAIERGERVEGDLFYLARADMKWTSPVGPGETLVLEAKLDRALGPLVAFKVRARTRRKDVAAGTLTLAKVGG
- a CDS encoding 1-acyl-sn-glycerol-3-phosphate acyltransferase, coding for MSRRERAAAPTAGLFRWCTVGFAGYTAWVIVNLVLIAALPAIALVALAQRKRDYAAIRRFGAAFLWLFFGRFAAAIGVHRFAELPTPAEVGRGRCVFVANHTSWLDALLALALFPRVRMPVSAAYANLPLLGLVIRWMGCISLDRSSPDALKDGLDRCRRALAAGEPLFVFPEGRRGSGGELLPFADVFFRFAITEDVPVVPVVMHSDLPLFTPARGSLLTPRRAAWTIRVLGALPRDSRDRASDLRALAHRAIARELRGLAR